The following proteins come from a genomic window of Aquimarina sp. MAR_2010_214:
- a CDS encoding polyprenyl synthetase family protein: MHTISDYQRYFLEYLSKKTITKEPKNLYEPISYILNLGGKRLRPILVLMTSEIFGESYKKALDAALAIEVFHNFSLIHDDIMDDAPLRRGEETVHEKWDVNTGILSGDAMLINAYQLFESYEGDTFRELAKLFTKTAIEVCEGQQYDIDFETRDDVTIPEYIRMIEYKTAVLVGAAMRMGAVVANAPEDCRSSIYDFGRLLGLAFQLQDDYLDAFGDPKTFGKQVGGDIIENKKTILYLKAVEFASEDEQKQLRELFSFSPDDPSQKVDAVKHLFETTGAKDKTRLEIEKYTNQAFLVLENLSIEEDKKVILKSFGEQLMNRSV; this comes from the coding sequence GTGCACACGATTTCTGATTATCAGAGGTATTTTTTAGAATATCTATCTAAAAAAACGATAACTAAAGAGCCTAAGAACCTCTATGAACCGATATCTTATATCCTTAATCTTGGTGGTAAACGATTGCGACCGATTTTAGTATTAATGACTTCAGAGATTTTTGGAGAATCATATAAAAAGGCTTTAGATGCGGCACTAGCAATAGAGGTTTTTCATAACTTTTCATTAATACATGATGATATCATGGATGATGCTCCCCTTAGACGAGGAGAAGAAACCGTTCATGAGAAATGGGATGTAAATACAGGAATTCTTTCTGGAGATGCTATGTTGATTAATGCCTATCAATTATTTGAAAGTTATGAAGGGGATACTTTTCGAGAGTTAGCTAAACTATTTACAAAGACGGCAATAGAAGTGTGTGAAGGGCAACAATATGATATTGATTTTGAAACCAGAGATGATGTAACTATTCCCGAATATATCAGAATGATCGAATATAAGACGGCGGTTTTAGTTGGTGCAGCAATGAGAATGGGAGCTGTCGTAGCGAATGCTCCAGAAGATTGTAGGTCTTCGATTTATGATTTTGGAAGATTATTGGGGTTAGCATTTCAACTTCAGGATGATTATTTAGACGCTTTTGGTGACCCAAAGACTTTTGGTAAACAAGTAGGAGGAGATATAATCGAAAATAAGAAAACTATTTTGTATCTAAAAGCTGTAGAGTTTGCAAGTGAAGATGAGCAAAAACAATTAAGAGAATTATTTTCTTTTAGCCCTGATGATCCATCTCAAAAAGTAGATGCTGTAAAACACCTTTTTGAGACTACAGGAGCAAAAGATAAAACACGATTAGAGATTGAGAAATATACTAATCAAGCATTTTTGGTTTTAGAAAATCTTTCTATTGAAGAGGATAAAAAAGTAATATTGAAATCGTTTGGAGAACAATTAATGAATCGAAGTGTCTAA
- a CDS encoding efflux RND transporter periplasmic adaptor subunit: MKKILTILSISLLIISCGQNNAKSIDKIIEDGNLQAIRTKRTEVVAEQQAIADQLKQLDEAIAALDSVKRLPLVTTIMAKDTLFNHYLELQGNVETKKNIVLYPEMGGILTRVYVKEGQKVSKGQLLARIDDGGLGQQLSQVEVQAQLAKTTFDRQKRLWEQKIGSEIQYLEAKTNFEAQQNVVNQIKRQLAKTTVTAPFSGVIDDVITEQGSVVSPGQSALIRIVNLDDMYIETEVPERYIPSVTMGKNVEVYFPVLGKTISTKIRQVGNYINPNNRSFMVEVGIPSNGGTVKPNLTAKVKINDYTNEKAILIPQSIISENAEGDQYTYVTSGKDAQNIAEARRVIVKTGKTQGDLIEIIEGITNGDAIISEGARSVKDGQKVKILN; this comes from the coding sequence ATGAAAAAGATACTTACCATATTATCTATATCACTTCTTATCATTTCATGTGGACAAAATAATGCAAAGTCTATTGATAAAATTATAGAAGACGGTAATCTACAAGCAATACGGACCAAAAGGACCGAGGTAGTCGCTGAACAACAAGCTATTGCTGATCAATTAAAACAATTAGATGAAGCAATAGCAGCTTTGGATTCTGTAAAAAGACTTCCTTTGGTGACTACGATCATGGCAAAAGACACGCTATTTAATCATTATCTGGAGTTACAAGGAAATGTTGAAACCAAAAAGAACATAGTTCTATATCCTGAGATGGGTGGTATTTTAACCAGAGTTTATGTTAAAGAAGGACAAAAAGTATCGAAAGGACAATTGTTAGCCAGAATTGATGATGGTGGATTAGGTCAGCAATTGTCACAAGTAGAGGTGCAGGCACAATTAGCTAAAACAACTTTTGATCGTCAAAAAAGACTTTGGGAACAAAAAATAGGTTCAGAAATTCAATATCTCGAAGCTAAAACAAATTTTGAAGCACAGCAAAACGTAGTAAATCAGATCAAACGTCAATTGGCTAAAACAACAGTAACCGCTCCATTTTCTGGAGTTATAGATGATGTTATTACGGAACAAGGAAGTGTAGTATCTCCTGGACAATCAGCATTGATTCGAATTGTAAACCTAGATGACATGTATATAGAAACCGAAGTGCCAGAACGTTATATCCCAAGTGTTACTATGGGTAAGAATGTAGAAGTATATTTCCCGGTTCTTGGAAAAACAATTAGCACAAAAATTCGTCAAGTAGGAAATTATATTAATCCAAACAATCGTTCTTTTATGGTAGAAGTTGGTATTCCTTCAAATGGAGGAACTGTAAAACCTAACCTTACAGCCAAGGTAAAAATCAATGATTATACTAATGAAAAAGCAATCTTAATACCACAAAGTATTATTTCTGAAAATGCAGAAGGAGATCAATATACTTATGTTACCTCTGGTAAAGATGCTCAAAATATAGCTGAGGCTAGAAGAGTAATTGTAAAAACAGGGAAGACACAAGGAGATCTTATAGAGATTATAGAAGGTATTACTAATGGAGATGCCATTATTAGTGAAGGTGCTAGAAGTGTAAAAGATGGTCAGAAAGTTAAAATTTTAAACTAA
- the odhB gene encoding 2-oxoglutarate dehydrogenase complex dihydrolipoyllysine-residue succinyltransferase — MALEMKVPSPGESITEVEIAQWLVESGDYVEKDQAIAEVDSDKATLELPAEASGVITLMAEEGDAVAVGQVVCLIDTEAAKPEGGETKLASEAETPKVEEKKEETPTAPAKTETYATGTASPAAKKVLAEKGIDASQVKGTGRDGRVTKADALDAKPAMGTPGLGSRGESRHKLSMLRRKVAERLVSVKNETAMLTTFNEVDMQPIFNLRSQYKETFKSKHGVSLGFMSFFTLACVRALKLFPAVNSMIDGKEMISYDFQDISIAVSGPKGLMVPVIRNAENLSFRGVESEVKRLAIRARDGEITVDEMTGGTFTITNGGVFGSMLSTPIINPPQSAILGMHNIVERPIVRDGQIVVAPIMYVALSYDHRIIDGKESVGFLVAVKEALENPEELLMDNNVMKALEL; from the coding sequence ATGGCTTTAGAAATGAAAGTCCCATCACCGGGAGAATCTATTACAGAAGTAGAAATAGCTCAATGGCTTGTTGAGTCTGGTGATTATGTCGAAAAAGATCAGGCAATTGCTGAAGTAGACAGTGATAAAGCAACCTTAGAATTACCTGCTGAAGCAAGTGGAGTTATAACACTTATGGCCGAAGAAGGGGATGCAGTAGCAGTTGGTCAAGTGGTATGTCTTATTGATACAGAGGCTGCTAAACCAGAAGGAGGCGAAACCAAATTAGCTTCTGAGGCAGAAACTCCTAAGGTAGAAGAGAAAAAAGAAGAAACTCCGACAGCACCTGCCAAAACAGAAACTTATGCAACAGGAACCGCTTCTCCTGCAGCTAAAAAAGTACTTGCCGAGAAAGGTATAGATGCTAGTCAGGTAAAAGGAACAGGTAGAGACGGACGTGTTACTAAAGCTGATGCACTAGACGCAAAACCGGCAATGGGAACTCCAGGGCTAGGAAGTAGAGGAGAGTCACGTCATAAATTATCTATGCTTCGTCGTAAAGTAGCAGAACGTTTAGTTTCAGTTAAAAATGAAACTGCAATGTTAACTACATTTAACGAAGTGGATATGCAGCCAATTTTTAATCTTCGTAGCCAGTATAAAGAAACGTTTAAAAGCAAACATGGAGTGAGTTTAGGGTTTATGTCTTTCTTTACTCTTGCATGTGTACGAGCATTAAAGTTATTCCCGGCAGTAAATTCGATGATTGATGGTAAAGAAATGATCTCTTATGATTTTCAGGATATTAGTATTGCAGTTTCTGGACCTAAAGGACTGATGGTTCCTGTGATTCGTAATGCAGAAAATTTAAGCTTCAGAGGAGTAGAATCAGAAGTAAAGAGGTTGGCAATCCGAGCACGTGATGGTGAGATTACTGTTGATGAAATGACAGGAGGAACCTTTACTATTACTAATGGTGGAGTTTTTGGTAGTATGTTATCTACACCAATTATTAACCCTCCACAGAGTGCTATCTTAGGAATGCATAATATTGTAGAGCGTCCGATCGTGAGAGATGGGCAAATTGTAGTAGCACCTATTATGTATGTGGCATTATCTTATGATCATAGAATTATTGATGGTAAAGAGTCTGTAGGATTCTTAGTAGCGGTAAAAGAAGCATTAGAGAACCCAGAAGAATTGCTTATGGATAATAATGTAATGAAAGCACTAGAATT
- a CDS encoding alpha-ketoglutarate decarboxylase, with translation MKVNVRQNIKILVLVILILFSLQKSYSQNDDFWSNISFGGNLGIGFGNDTFSGVIEPLAVYNFNEQFAAGLGVSFGYIESNNFTATNYGGSVLAFYSPIREIQLSLEFQEMGVSRTLEIENTADFKENYWYPSLFVGGGYRIGNVSIGIRYDLLYDNNKSIYGNAYVPFVSVFF, from the coding sequence ATGAAAGTTAATGTTCGCCAAAATATCAAAATCCTTGTCTTAGTTATTTTAATTCTATTTTCCTTACAAAAAAGTTATTCTCAAAATGATGATTTTTGGTCTAACATTAGTTTTGGAGGTAATTTGGGAATTGGATTTGGGAATGATACTTTTAGTGGAGTCATCGAGCCGCTGGCAGTGTACAATTTTAACGAACAATTTGCTGCTGGATTAGGAGTTAGTTTTGGATATATTGAATCCAATAATTTTACAGCAACCAATTATGGAGGGAGCGTACTCGCTTTTTATAGTCCAATACGAGAAATTCAACTCTCTCTTGAATTTCAGGAAATGGGAGTTTCGAGAACTCTTGAAATTGAAAATACAGCAGATTTCAAAGAGAATTATTGGTATCCGTCCCTATTTGTTGGTGGTGGTTATCGTATAGGTAATGTAAGTATTGGGATTCGTTACGATCTCCTTTATGATAACAATAAAAGTATCTACGGAAATGCCTATGTCCCTTTTGTAAGCGTGTTTTTCTAA
- a CDS encoding TetR/AcrR family transcriptional regulator, with translation MKDKIIEKANDMFLNLGFKSVTMDDLATEMGISKKTIYTHFQNKTELVKATTDHLFCIISDGIDAIVDKKNGPIEELYAIKAFVMHHLKNEKTAPQYQLQKYYPKIYKALKAKQFEIMQECVIENLDGGIKKGVFRKNIDIQFISRIYFNGMIGIKDQEMFPMQKFPITQLMADYLEYHIRGIATEKGLKILNNLLIKE, from the coding sequence ATGAAAGACAAAATAATAGAGAAAGCTAATGATATGTTTTTGAATCTGGGTTTTAAGAGTGTCACAATGGATGATCTTGCTACCGAGATGGGAATTTCGAAAAAGACGATTTACACTCATTTTCAAAACAAAACTGAATTGGTAAAAGCTACTACAGATCATTTATTTTGTATTATATCTGATGGAATAGATGCTATTGTAGATAAAAAAAATGGGCCAATTGAAGAATTATATGCAATAAAAGCTTTTGTGATGCATCATCTTAAAAATGAAAAAACCGCTCCACAATATCAACTTCAGAAATACTATCCGAAAATCTATAAAGCTCTTAAAGCTAAACAATTTGAAATAATGCAAGAATGTGTTATTGAAAACCTAGATGGAGGAATTAAAAAAGGTGTTTTTAGAAAAAATATAGACATTCAATTTATTTCAAGGATATATTTCAATGGAATGATTGGAATTAAAGATCAAGAAATGTTTCCAATGCAAAAATTTCCTATAACCCAACTTATGGCAGATTATCTGGAATATCATATTAGAGGCATTGCCACAGAAAAAGGATTAAAAATTTTAAACAATCTACTAATAAAAGAGTAA
- a CDS encoding TolC family protein — protein sequence MRNDLWLICLGWLFTTTLIAQQPPANSSYTFTLDEAIEFALENSYQSINARRDVAKALKRKWETTADGLPQIDASVDYQNQLKQPVSLLPGEVTGGDPGTFVPVVFGTKQQASATATLSQLIFNGSYLVGLEAAKSFLQYSNDIEEKTQLEVRKGVINAYGSVLIAQENVKILKNNASTLEKNYLETKKIFENGLAEEEDVEQLQITLLQITNQFSNAERLEKIALQMFNLSLGVPVDSNIVLSDNLDGLALKNMDESVITKPFNIENNIDYRLAYLFTEQTRLELKLEKSKALPSLSAFVNYGTQANSNSFTFLDSDQRWFQSSILGASLKIPIFSSLKRSARTQQARIADEQSRTDFLRIQREIQLKYDTAISDYKFSIESYNTSKQNLTLAERIEKKNQIKYTEGLASSFELRQAQLQLYSSQNEVLNAMLNIINKKAELETILNTPNNN from the coding sequence ATGAGAAACGACCTTTGGTTAATCTGTCTGGGTTGGCTATTTACAACCACATTAATAGCTCAACAACCACCAGCAAATTCTTCATACACTTTTACACTGGATGAAGCGATAGAGTTCGCATTAGAAAACAGTTATCAATCTATTAACGCAAGACGCGATGTAGCAAAAGCACTTAAAAGAAAATGGGAAACCACTGCAGATGGTCTTCCACAAATTGATGCATCAGTTGATTATCAAAATCAACTGAAACAACCTGTTTCACTATTACCAGGTGAAGTTACTGGTGGAGACCCTGGAACTTTTGTTCCTGTGGTTTTTGGTACAAAACAACAAGCATCTGCAACGGCAACCCTAAGTCAACTTATTTTTAATGGATCATATCTGGTAGGCTTAGAGGCGGCAAAGAGTTTCTTGCAATACAGTAATGATATTGAAGAAAAAACTCAACTCGAAGTCCGTAAAGGTGTTATTAATGCGTATGGTAGTGTGCTTATTGCTCAGGAAAACGTAAAAATTCTTAAAAATAATGCCTCTACTCTAGAGAAAAACTATTTAGAGACAAAAAAGATTTTTGAAAACGGTCTGGCAGAAGAAGAAGATGTAGAACAACTACAAATCACTTTATTACAGATTACGAATCAGTTTAGTAATGCAGAGCGGTTAGAAAAAATTGCCTTACAGATGTTTAACTTATCTCTAGGAGTACCTGTTGACTCGAATATTGTGCTTTCTGATAATTTGGATGGTCTTGCCTTAAAAAATATGGATGAGTCTGTTATCACCAAACCATTTAATATAGAGAATAATATAGATTACAGACTAGCGTATCTTTTTACTGAACAAACACGTCTAGAGTTAAAACTAGAAAAAAGTAAAGCACTCCCCTCTTTATCTGCTTTTGTTAATTATGGTACACAAGCTAATAGTAATTCTTTTACCTTTTTAGATAGTGATCAACGTTGGTTTCAATCTTCTATTCTAGGTGCTAGTCTGAAGATCCCTATTTTTAGTTCTTTAAAAAGAAGTGCCAGAACACAACAAGCTAGAATAGCTGATGAACAATCAAGAACTGATTTTTTAAGAATCCAAAGAGAGATACAACTTAAGTATGATACTGCCATAAGTGATTACAAATTTTCAATAGAAAGTTATAACACTTCGAAACAGAATCTTACGCTCGCAGAACGAATTGAGAAAAAAAATCAGATTAAATATACAGAAGGTCTTGCCTCCAGTTTTGAATTAAGACAAGCACAATTACAATTATATTCTTCTCAGAATGAAGTATTAAATGCTATGCTTAATATCATTAACAAAAAAGCTGAACTAGAAACGATTTTAAACACACCAAACAATAATTAA
- a CDS encoding 2-oxoglutarate dehydrogenase E1 component encodes MDKYSFLNAANTAFFADLYDQYLQNPDSVEPSWRAFFQGFDFGLESANDSGETMYADQAPGETVAVPQNVQKEFQVVRLIDGYRTRGHLFTKTNPVRERRKYIPTLALENFGLSQSDLNTVFNAGEIIGIGPNTLSNIIVHLEQIYCDSIGIEYMYIRNPEEREWIQARVNFNTNRTKFSVEQKKHILRKLNQAVSFESFLHTKYVGQKRFSLEGGESLIPALDALVEKAADLGVKEFVMGMAHRGRLSTLTNIFGKSPKDIFSEFDGKDYEETVFDGDVKYHLGWTSKRESDSGKAINMNIAPNPSHLETVGAVVEGITRSKQDTHYKEDISQVLPIVVHGDAAVAGQGLVYEIVQMAQLEGYKTGGTIHIIVNNQIGFTTNYLDARSSTYCTDVGKVTLSPVLHVNADDAEAVVHATNFALDFRMNFGRDVFIDLLGYRKYGHNEGDEPRFTQPKLYKAIAKHNNPRDIYAEKLISEGIIDKDHVTKLEKEYKASLEEELEDSRKQEKTVITPFMEDEWAGFERVQEDKMMEVVDTTYPKDKLTEIAEAITKLPSDKKFLRKIEKIVNDRHKRFFETDQLDWAMGELLAYGSLLKEGYDVRMSGQDVERGTFSHRHAVIKVEDSEEEVVLLNNLKGDQSDFYIYNSLLSEYGVVGFDYGYAMASPKTLTIWEAQFGDFSNGAQIMLDQYISSAEDKWKLQNGLVMLLPHGYEGQGAEHSSARMERYLQLCAKDNMFVADVTTPANLFHLLRRQMKAKYRKPLIVFTPKSLLRHPKVHSSVDEFANGKFQTVLDDPDAKATAVKTLVFCTGKFYYDLLEEKEKLGRKDVALVRIEQLFPLPAAEMDALIKKYKADEVVWAQEEPRNMGALSHMLMNYDEAKTFRFASRRSYGAPAAGSATRSKRRHQQVIDYVFDETKNNQRR; translated from the coding sequence ATGGATAAATATTCATTTTTGAATGCGGCTAATACCGCATTTTTTGCAGATTTATACGATCAATATTTACAGAACCCTGATAGTGTAGAGCCTAGTTGGAGAGCATTTTTTCAAGGATTTGATTTTGGATTAGAAAGTGCTAATGATTCAGGAGAAACTATGTATGCTGATCAAGCACCAGGAGAGACTGTTGCCGTTCCCCAAAATGTTCAAAAAGAATTTCAGGTAGTTCGATTAATAGATGGATATAGAACTCGAGGGCATTTGTTTACCAAAACAAATCCTGTTAGAGAACGAAGAAAATATATCCCAACATTGGCTTTAGAAAATTTTGGATTAAGTCAAAGTGATCTCAATACGGTTTTTAATGCAGGAGAAATTATTGGAATAGGACCCAATACACTAAGCAATATTATTGTTCACCTAGAACAAATATATTGTGATTCTATAGGTATAGAATATATGTATATTCGTAACCCCGAAGAAAGAGAATGGATACAGGCTCGGGTTAATTTTAATACCAATAGAACTAAATTCTCTGTAGAGCAAAAGAAACATATTCTTAGAAAACTAAATCAGGCAGTTTCATTCGAAAGCTTTTTGCATACCAAATATGTAGGTCAAAAACGATTTTCTCTCGAAGGAGGAGAATCTCTTATCCCTGCTCTTGATGCATTAGTAGAAAAGGCAGCTGATCTAGGAGTAAAAGAGTTTGTAATGGGTATGGCACACCGTGGTAGGTTAAGTACACTTACAAATATTTTTGGAAAAAGCCCTAAAGATATCTTTAGTGAATTTGATGGAAAAGATTATGAGGAAACTGTATTTGATGGAGATGTAAAATATCATTTGGGTTGGACCTCTAAACGAGAATCGGATTCTGGAAAGGCAATTAATATGAATATTGCTCCAAATCCATCACATTTAGAAACAGTAGGTGCGGTTGTAGAAGGAATAACTAGATCAAAACAAGATACCCATTATAAAGAAGATATTTCTCAGGTACTACCAATAGTAGTTCATGGAGATGCTGCTGTAGCAGGGCAAGGATTGGTTTATGAGATTGTTCAGATGGCTCAATTAGAAGGGTATAAGACTGGAGGAACTATACATATAATCGTTAATAACCAAATTGGTTTTACGACTAATTATCTAGATGCACGTTCATCAACATATTGTACAGATGTTGGTAAGGTTACCTTATCTCCTGTTTTGCATGTAAATGCAGACGACGCAGAAGCAGTAGTTCATGCAACTAATTTTGCATTAGATTTTAGAATGAATTTTGGTCGTGACGTATTTATAGATTTACTTGGATATCGTAAATATGGACATAATGAAGGAGACGAACCACGTTTCACCCAACCTAAGTTATATAAAGCTATTGCCAAACATAATAATCCACGAGATATTTATGCAGAAAAATTGATTTCTGAAGGTATTATAGATAAAGACCATGTTACTAAGCTCGAAAAAGAGTACAAAGCATCACTCGAAGAAGAATTGGAAGATTCTCGTAAGCAGGAAAAAACAGTAATAACACCATTCATGGAGGATGAATGGGCTGGTTTTGAAAGAGTACAAGAAGATAAAATGATGGAAGTAGTTGATACTACTTATCCTAAGGATAAATTGACCGAAATTGCTGAAGCTATTACTAAGCTTCCTTCGGATAAAAAATTCCTTCGTAAAATAGAAAAAATAGTAAACGACCGACATAAAAGATTCTTTGAGACGGACCAGTTAGACTGGGCAATGGGAGAGTTACTAGCTTATGGCTCTTTGTTAAAAGAAGGATATGATGTGAGAATGAGCGGGCAAGATGTAGAACGAGGAACGTTTTCACATAGGCATGCTGTTATCAAAGTAGAAGATAGTGAAGAAGAGGTAGTGCTACTAAATAACCTAAAAGGAGATCAGTCAGATTTTTATATCTATAATTCATTATTATCAGAATATGGAGTAGTAGGATTCGACTATGGGTATGCGATGGCAAGTCCAAAAACATTAACTATTTGGGAAGCACAATTTGGAGATTTTAGTAATGGTGCCCAAATTATGTTGGATCAATATATTTCTTCGGCAGAAGATAAGTGGAAGTTGCAAAACGGTTTGGTGATGTTGTTACCACATGGTTATGAAGGACAAGGAGCAGAACATTCTTCGGCTCGTATGGAACGATATTTACAGCTTTGTGCAAAAGATAATATGTTTGTGGCTGATGTAACAACGCCTGCTAATTTATTTCATTTGCTACGTAGACAAATGAAAGCAAAATATCGTAAACCTTTAATTGTATTTACACCAAAGAGTTTATTGCGTCATCCTAAAGTACATTCTTCTGTAGATGAATTTGCTAACGGTAAGTTTCAAACGGTATTAGATGACCCGGATGCGAAAGCAACAGCTGTAAAAACACTGGTTTTTTGTACAGGTAAATTCTATTATGATTTATTAGAAGAAAAAGAAAAACTAGGAAGGAAAGATGTTGCTTTGGTAAGAATAGAGCAATTATTCCCTTTGCCAGCGGCAGAGATGGATGCTCTGATTAAGAAGTATAAGGCAGATGAAGTAGTTTGGGCACAAGAAGAACCACGTAATATGGGTGCATTAAGTCATATGTTAATGAACTATGATGAAGCAAAAACATTTAGATTTGCAAGTAGGAGATCATATGGAGCTCCTGCGGCAGGTAGTGCAACCAGATCAAAGAGAAGACATCAACAGGTAATCGATTATGTGTTTGATGAAACAAAGAATAATCAAAGAAGATAA